From the genome of Excalfactoria chinensis isolate bCotChi1 chromosome 12, bCotChi1.hap2, whole genome shotgun sequence, one region includes:
- the HESX1 gene encoding homeobox expressed in ES cells 1 isoform X1, translated as MASASLCAANPSASQSLQKVTGFVENKTTQCSFSIESILGLEQKKDGIAALKPHRPWMDACTNLVHVCLLFPVLGDDSNPHLQIPVVSYENTMFHASSNPMQEEKVLKCEKYFSVTERLSFKRELSWYRGRRPRTAFTRNQIEVLENVFKMNSYPGIDIREELARKLDLDEDRIQIWFQNRRAKLKRSHRESQFLMVKDNFTSSLLE; from the exons ATGGCAAGTGCATCACTGTGTGCAGCAAATCCATCAGCATCTCAGAGTCTTCAGAAAGTGACTGgttttgtagaaaataaaaccacacaGTGCTCATTTTCCATTGAAAGTATTTTAGGATTGGAGCAGAAGAAGGATGGCATTGCAGCTCTGAAACCTCACAGACCGTGGATGGATGCGTGCACCAATTTGG TTcatgtttgcttgctttttccaGTTTTAGGTGATGACAGTAATCCACATCTGCAAATCCCTGTTGTTTCCTATGAAAATACAATGTTTCATGCTAGCAGTAATCCAATGCAAGAGGAAAAagttttgaaatgtgaaaaatatttttcagtcacCGAGAGGTTATCTTTCAAACGAGAATTGAGCTGGTACAGGGGTAGAAGACCGAGAACTGCTTTCACTAGAAACCAG ATTGAAGtcttggaaaatgtttttaaaatgaactcCTACCCTGGCATTGATATTAGAGAAGAATTAGCTCGCAAGTTAGATTTAGATGAAGACAGGATCCAG atCTGGTTCCAGAACCGTCGTGCGAAACTGAAGAGGTCACACCGAGAATCACAGTTTCTAATGGTGAAAGATAATTTCACCTCCAGCCTGCTAGAGTAG
- the HESX1 gene encoding homeobox expressed in ES cells 1 isoform X2: protein MASASLCAANPSASQSLQKVTGFVENKTTQCSFSIESILGLEQKKDGIAALKPHRPWMDACTNLVLGDDSNPHLQIPVVSYENTMFHASSNPMQEEKVLKCEKYFSVTERLSFKRELSWYRGRRPRTAFTRNQIEVLENVFKMNSYPGIDIREELARKLDLDEDRIQIWFQNRRAKLKRSHRESQFLMVKDNFTSSLLE from the exons ATGGCAAGTGCATCACTGTGTGCAGCAAATCCATCAGCATCTCAGAGTCTTCAGAAAGTGACTGgttttgtagaaaataaaaccacacaGTGCTCATTTTCCATTGAAAGTATTTTAGGATTGGAGCAGAAGAAGGATGGCATTGCAGCTCTGAAACCTCACAGACCGTGGATGGATGCGTGCACCAATTTGG TTTTAGGTGATGACAGTAATCCACATCTGCAAATCCCTGTTGTTTCCTATGAAAATACAATGTTTCATGCTAGCAGTAATCCAATGCAAGAGGAAAAagttttgaaatgtgaaaaatatttttcagtcacCGAGAGGTTATCTTTCAAACGAGAATTGAGCTGGTACAGGGGTAGAAGACCGAGAACTGCTTTCACTAGAAACCAG ATTGAAGtcttggaaaatgtttttaaaatgaactcCTACCCTGGCATTGATATTAGAGAAGAATTAGCTCGCAAGTTAGATTTAGATGAAGACAGGATCCAG atCTGGTTCCAGAACCGTCGTGCGAAACTGAAGAGGTCACACCGAGAATCACAGTTTCTAATGGTGAAAGATAATTTCACCTCCAGCCTGCTAGAGTAG